A window of Mucilaginibacter sp. PAMC 26640 contains these coding sequences:
- a CDS encoding histidine kinase translates to MKNKKNVLYSLIIMLTAVVNLPAQAQQKSGTQEAPAIKDLTIAHGPNGIVRTVKQDRKGNIWITSWEGVFKYDGKSFTNITRNVSSARFFTVLEDSKGNFWFGSIGSGVFYYDGKSFQNFTTKQGLAGDGVTNIYEDKTGNIWFGTASGASRYDGKSFQNFKMTIAKSPAMADSVHGSAYLQTLPESSWMHNDVNAIIDDKTGKLWFGTRGYARVYDGTTFKLITDKNGKPFANIRSIIKDKKGNIWLGGADGLWRYDGSTFTNFSQKFVGYVYEDKKGNIWTSSESSNDLNKLPFGNRANAPTWAISRYDERSLTSKKPIVTEIANKSMTFGILEDDKGNIWFGAMDGVYRYDGKTVTGFR, encoded by the coding sequence ATGAAAAATAAAAAAAATGTTTTGTACAGCCTGATCATCATGCTGACAGCAGTAGTTAATTTGCCGGCACAGGCCCAACAAAAAAGTGGCACCCAGGAAGCCCCCGCAATCAAAGACCTAACCATTGCTCACGGGCCAAACGGCATCGTGCGCACCGTTAAGCAAGATAGGAAGGGCAATATCTGGATTACTTCATGGGAAGGTGTTTTTAAATACGATGGAAAATCGTTTACCAATATCACCCGTAACGTAAGTTCGGCCCGCTTCTTTACTGTTTTGGAAGATAGCAAGGGCAATTTTTGGTTTGGCTCCATTGGGTCGGGCGTTTTTTATTACGATGGAAAATCGTTTCAAAATTTCACGACAAAACAGGGGCTCGCCGGTGATGGGGTTACTAATATTTATGAAGATAAAACCGGTAATATTTGGTTCGGCACCGCAAGCGGTGCAAGCCGTTACGATGGGAAATCGTTTCAAAATTTTAAAATGACGATAGCCAAATCCCCAGCCATGGCAGATTCTGTCCACGGATCGGCTTACTTACAAACGCTACCGGAAAGCAGCTGGATGCACAATGATGTTAATGCGATCATTGATGACAAAACCGGAAAACTCTGGTTTGGGACAAGGGGCTATGCCCGTGTTTACGATGGAACGACATTTAAATTAATAACCGATAAAAACGGAAAACCTTTTGCCAACATCCGTTCGATAATTAAAGATAAAAAAGGCAACATCTGGCTCGGTGGCGCTGATGGCCTTTGGCGCTATGACGGCAGCACCTTTACCAATTTTAGCCAGAAGTTTGTTGGCTATGTATACGAAGATAAAAAGGGCAATATTTGGACCAGTTCAGAAAGTTCCAACGACTTAAACAAGCTACCATTTGGTAACCGGGCTAATGCGCCGACGTGGGCAATTTCCCGTTATGATGAAAGATCGTTGACTAGTAAAAAGCCAATTGTAACCGAAATAGCAAATAAATCAATGACCTTTGGGATTTTAGAAGACGATAAAGGCAATATTTGGTTTGGCGCCATGGATGGCGTGTACCGCTATGATGGAAAAACCGTCACGGGCTTCAGGTAA
- a CDS encoding transcriptional regulator, translating to MFDSRNLLYKKGKYVFGLLALLSVSVCCAAFSVTGNDEFAVARREVLLRRIGDEVLRQSGDHTSRVLPVKKIAENEYQISFEKQLTFMPDSLVNTTRRLLANDPLAGDYIVNVLKCGNPDVAYGYALSKNIKNDIVPCKGRKQPRACYLIDIKFKATGINKVNSGYLLGSLSFLALVGFVFFRSAKPVKASPLAQDTGMLSFGGVLFDVQHRKLVLNGETIELTGTETRILKILALSPNETIERSRLQKEIWEDEGVIVGRSLDMFISKLRKKLEVDENSNIVVVRGKGYRLEVNA from the coding sequence ATGTTTGATAGCCGAAATCTCCTTTATAAGAAAGGCAAGTACGTCTTTGGATTGCTAGCGCTTTTATCTGTTTCTGTATGCTGTGCAGCTTTCAGCGTAACCGGCAATGACGAATTTGCTGTAGCCAGGAGGGAAGTATTGCTGCGGAGGATAGGAGACGAAGTACTCCGGCAATCGGGCGACCATACTTCAAGGGTACTTCCGGTAAAGAAGATCGCCGAAAATGAATACCAGATCAGCTTCGAAAAGCAGCTTACCTTTATGCCGGATTCCCTGGTGAATACTACCCGGCGTTTGTTGGCGAATGACCCGCTTGCAGGCGATTACATTGTCAACGTGCTGAAATGTGGCAACCCTGATGTAGCTTATGGCTATGCTTTATCAAAAAATATAAAAAATGATATTGTGCCCTGCAAAGGCAGGAAGCAACCCAGAGCCTGTTATCTCATCGATATTAAGTTCAAAGCTACCGGCATCAACAAAGTAAACAGTGGATACCTGCTGGGCAGCCTGTCGTTTTTGGCATTGGTTGGCTTTGTTTTCTTTCGATCGGCGAAACCCGTAAAAGCATCGCCTCTAGCGCAGGATACCGGCATGTTAAGTTTTGGTGGGGTATTATTTGATGTACAGCACCGGAAGCTGGTTTTAAACGGAGAGACTATAGAGCTGACCGGTACCGAAACACGGATATTGAAGATATTGGCATTGTCGCCCAATGAAACGATAGAAAGAAGCAGGCTGCAAAAAGAGATCTGGGAAGATGAAGGTGTTATTGTGGGGCGCAGCCTGGACATGTTCATATCCAAATTGCGGAAAAAATTGGAAGTTGATGAGAATAGCAACATCGTTGTTGTGCGCGGCAAGGGGTATAGGTTGGAGGTGAATGCTTAA
- a CDS encoding sodium:proton antiporter, which translates to MNNWFKNYSGIIWLLTGIIIGSIVGVILGDKAEILKPIGDIFLNLLFVAVIPLVFFAISSAIANLQGTQKLSRIMGIMAAVFLGTIIVAAILTIVALWIFPLDNSTVKAVGGTVTEAGKKLTGDAVTQLFTTSEFYNLLSRKNMLAMIIFAILVGFGALRSGDKGKAFTGFLNSGNEVFKQVFIIIMKAGPVGLGAYFAYQVAVFGPSLFGTYAHTLGIGYGVSLFLYAVFYSLYAFIAGGVGGIKRYWKNNIIPSATAVATCSSIATIPANLDAAKKMGISDVIAGVTIPLGGTLHKDGSSISSILKMAVVFTMFGKGFDSPQMILLALGMTVLVSMVEGGIPNGGYIGELLFISAYGFPPEALPPAIIIGTLIDPIATLLNSTGDTVAAMMINRFAEGKLVDEAA; encoded by the coding sequence ATGAATAATTGGTTTAAAAATTACAGCGGGATAATTTGGCTGCTCACAGGTATTATCATCGGGAGCATAGTCGGGGTGATACTGGGCGACAAAGCAGAAATATTAAAACCCATCGGCGATATATTTCTCAATCTGCTGTTTGTCGCCGTAATTCCATTGGTGTTCTTCGCCATCTCATCAGCCATTGCCAATTTGCAGGGCACGCAAAAGCTCAGCAGGATAATGGGCATCATGGCTGCTGTTTTCCTGGGTACCATTATCGTAGCTGCCATCCTCACCATAGTAGCCCTGTGGATCTTCCCGCTGGATAACAGCACGGTGAAAGCAGTGGGCGGCACCGTTACCGAGGCTGGCAAAAAACTTACCGGCGATGCCGTAACTCAGCTCTTCACCACCAGCGAATTTTACAACCTCCTCTCCCGCAAAAACATGCTGGCCATGATCATCTTTGCTATTTTGGTGGGCTTCGGCGCACTCCGCTCGGGCGACAAAGGCAAAGCGTTTACTGGCTTTTTAAACTCCGGGAACGAGGTTTTTAAACAGGTGTTTATCATTATCATGAAAGCCGGGCCAGTTGGGCTTGGCGCCTATTTTGCCTACCAGGTGGCTGTCTTCGGCCCTAGTTTATTTGGCACTTATGCGCACACACTGGGTATCGGCTACGGGGTGAGCCTGTTTTTATATGCCGTATTTTATAGTCTTTACGCCTTTATTGCCGGCGGTGTAGGTGGCATCAAACGGTACTGGAAAAACAATATCATTCCCTCGGCTACCGCGGTAGCCACCTGCAGCAGCATTGCCACCATACCGGCTAATTTAGATGCCGCCAAAAAAATGGGCATTAGCGATGTGATTGCCGGGGTTACAATCCCGCTCGGCGGCACGCTGCATAAGGATGGCTCCAGCATTTCGTCCATTTTAAAAATGGCCGTGGTATTTACGATGTTCGGGAAGGGTTTCGATAGTCCGCAGATGATTTTGCTGGCTTTGGGAATGACGGTTTTGGTGAGCATGGTTGAAGGCGGAATCCCCAACGGCGGCTATATTGGCGAGTTGCTGTTTATCTCGGCTTATGGCTTCCCTCCCGAGGCCCTCCCTCCCGCTATCATTATCGGCACGCTGATCGATCCGATCGCTACGCTTTTAAATTCCACGGGCGATACGGTAGCTGCCATGATGATCAACCGGTTTGCGGAAGGCAAGTTGGTGGATGAGGCAGCTTAG
- a CDS encoding nitroreductase, with translation MNGNKIPNSHVASILELADWAPNHGNTEPWRFIVFEEPLQYCAQHAEIYKAGTTEETFNATTFANLSSQGNNTSHVVIAYQKRGDLPKIPQFEEIIAASCAVQNMLLGATALNIGAFWSTGGMALKPAFAEHFGLGADDSVLGVIYLGYTETQPVGVRKTPIEEKIVWNK, from the coding sequence ATGAACGGTAATAAGATCCCAAATAGCCATGTAGCTTCTATTTTGGAGCTGGCCGACTGGGCGCCAAATCATGGTAATACCGAGCCATGGCGCTTTATCGTTTTTGAAGAGCCTTTGCAATACTGCGCGCAACATGCCGAAATTTACAAAGCCGGCACTACCGAAGAAACTTTTAATGCCACTACGTTTGCTAATTTAAGTAGTCAGGGTAACAACACCTCACACGTAGTAATTGCTTACCAAAAACGTGGCGACCTGCCAAAGATCCCGCAGTTTGAAGAAATTATTGCAGCATCATGCGCCGTACAAAATATGTTGCTGGGTGCTACCGCGCTTAACATCGGCGCTTTCTGGAGCACCGGCGGTATGGCACTTAAACCTGCTTTCGCGGAACATTTTGGCTTAGGTGCTGATGATAGCGTTTTAGGCGTAATTTATTTGGGCTACACCGAAACACAGCCAGTTGGCGTACGCAAAACGCCGATAGAGGAGAAGATCGTTTGGAATAAATAA